In Aspergillus nidulans FGSC A4 chromosome II, a single window of DNA contains:
- a CDS encoding uncharacterized protein (transcript_id=CADANIAT00004168): MDADEYTPVPLTLLDSTVGNTDIIARTSLVADAPLSFDKLQESWYRALQARPILQARVRRSRTAPSGLEYHVFTPKGMAKYLERQQSAPDHLKDFFCLDESYRSITDYCGGFGVGPSAPSHSYNVFVADAADPEDEKRCTAFNGVQNMQELLETDRPQITVQVTRFSDATLITFSVSHIIGDLFTIQTLFKSWEAALHGQPLPPFEDLGKDPFTAYGPGGLLAGKEVTSSSPPLPPGWRIYGVFDKIRFLYRFLWDSHISRPEKTITPKYVFISNAELSALQAQAERDLTQLEAKRKQSNSGGTALKVSRSNILLAWLLKQTNSHLGPNEIVTPVTIINIRGKPPTGIADTDFPNHNFYGAALPAPLAALRVREIIAMPIGELALHVREGIIEASKPENTRNLLAFLVNNTLWKKPSSKMALFSPPNHRWAGLTDWRAGRLHEFDFTPARLDRNATGAGNDNAKVSICGITCHMLTPFTQRDRWACMGDAAGGTWFWGAVADKQWRDQRGFGRFPKWKYIKFK, encoded by the exons ATGGATGCCGACGAATATACCCCTGTCCCCCTCACGCTTTTGGACTCTACGGTTGGGAA TACCGACATTATT GCTCGCACCAGTCTTGTCGCTGACGCACCACTCTCGTTCGACAAACTGCAAGAATCATGGTACCGTGCCCTTCAGGCCAGGCCTATCCTGCAGGCGCGCGTCCGCCGCTCTAGGACTGCACCGTCCGGCCTGGAGTATCATGTCTTCACGCCCAAGGGGATGGCCAAGTATCTTGAGCGCCAACAGTCAGCTCCTGATCATCTCAAAGACTTTTTCTGCTTAGACGAGTCTTACCGATCCATCACTGACTACTGCGGCGGATTTGGGGTGGGACCAAGCGCCCCCAGTCACTCATACAACGTCTTTGTCGCTGATGCGGCAGATCCAGAGGACGAAAAGCGCTGCACGGCGTTCAACGGCGTGCAAAACATGCAGGAGCTTCTCGAGACGGACCGGCCACAAATTACAGTCCAGGTAACCCGGTTTAGTGATGCTACCCTGATCACCTTCTCTGTCAGCCATATCATCGGCGATTTATTCACGATACAGACTCTCTTCAAGTCGTGGGAAGCTGCCTTGCATGGGCAACCCCTCCCGCCGTTTGAAGACCTGGGCAAGGATCCATTCACTGCCTACGGACCAGGCGGCCTCCTAGCAGGCAAAGAGGTTACCTCGAGCTCGCCTCCACTGCCTCCGGGCTGGCGAATTTATGGCGTCTTTGACAAGATTCGGTTCCTATACCGGTTCCTATGGGACAGCCACATCTCGCGGCCAGAGAAGACCATCACTCCCAAGTAcgtcttcatctccaatGCCGAACTTTCAGCGCTCCAGGCGCAGGCGGAGCGCGATCTCACACAGCTGGAAgccaagcgcaagcaatCCAATAGCGGGGGTACGGCACTCAAAGTCTCGCGGTCCAATATCCTCCTTGCCTGGCTCCTCAAGCAGACCAACTCTCACCTGGGCCCCAACGAGATCGTCACCCCCgtcaccatcatcaatatTCGCGGCAAACCACCCACCGGAATCGCAGATACAGACTTCCCCAACCACAACTTTTATGGGGCCGCCTTGCCCGCCCCGCTTGCTGCGCTCAGAGTCCGCGAGATCATCGCGATGCCCATAGGCGAGCTCGCCCTCCACGTTAGAGAAGGGATCATCGAGGCCTCAAAGCCAGAAAACACCAGGAAtctcttggccttcttggtgaACAATACCCTCTGGAAAAAACCCTCTAGCAAGATGGCTCTCTTCAGCCCCCCGAACCACAGATGGGCTGGCCTGACAGATTGGCGTGCCGGCAGACTGCATGAATTCGACTTTACTCCTGCACGGCTCGATAGGAACGCTACTGGGGCCGGTAATGATAATGCCAAGGTTAGCATCTGTGGAATTACCTGCCATATGCTCACGCCCTTCACGCAGCGGGATCGCTGGGCTTGTATGGGTGATGCCGCTGGGGGCACCTGGTTCTGGGGTGCTGTTGCGGACAAGCAGTGGAGGGACCAACGCGGGTTCGGCAG G TTCCCCAAGTGGAAGTATATCAAGTTCAAGTAG